A window from Entomoplasma freundtii encodes these proteins:
- a CDS encoding TIGR04561 family membrane protein, protein MRKMFIFADLIAFGLKIDLSIILYIFVGVGVISFIIYLLNLLFRSTKKAQKINDADWIKKRDREKAQNDVDNEILSILKNRKEGDGKRV, encoded by the coding sequence ATGAGAAAGATGTTTATCTTTGCAGATTTAATTGCCTTTGGTTTAAAAATTGATTTAAGTATAATTTTGTACATTTTTGTCGGAGTTGGAGTAATTAGTTTTATTATTTATTTACTAAATTTACTTTTTCGTTCTACAAAAAAAGCACAAAAGATAAATGATGCAGATTGAATTAAAAAACGGGATCGAGAAAAAGCGCAAAATGATGTCGATAACGAAATTCTCTCAATTTTAAAAAATCGTAAGGAAGGGGATGGCAAACGTGTTTAA
- a CDS encoding Yip1 family protein, translated as MANVFKPDSNFPSSPSPDESLENRETNNSNIPWTPNQQFYNSEFQQQAAPYPHHQYQQPLPLPQQSPNQNQPRKLKPNFSKTDLRAVEVPREISKEIRGEKWRTTGLIALGSIFMATSLFFLLFYYLVPIENDMRWKIPKQFIPHPAPMIVLAVFGLLFFLWGVIDLTHLKIDVKNYKGDILMGYERVPYFILRNYKALLSRPIYLNWIAFNLYFWGGIAIGVFYLIRTLSKNKLPMNTEIIIMLTILVLMLVIQIVSLFKTRARKGRICAYYGYELVPPDVELTIKKRANRRCLIIFFSALSVVLFAVIIPWMIVRKNKGKKIIPFV; from the coding sequence ATGGCAAACGTGTTTAAACCAGATTCTAATTTTCCTTCATCTCCATCTCCTGATGAAAGTTTAGAAAACAGGGAAACCAATAATAGTAATATTCCTTGAACTCCCAACCAACAATTTTACAATTCCGAATTTCAACAACAAGCGGCGCCCTATCCTCATCACCAATACCAACAACCTCTGCCTTTACCGCAGCAAAGTCCTAACCAAAACCAACCTCGAAAATTAAAACCCAATTTTTCTAAAACTGATTTAAGGGCCGTTGAAGTGCCCCGCGAAATTTCCAAAGAAATTCGTGGTGAGAAGTGACGAACAACTGGTTTAATTGCTCTGGGATCAATTTTTATGGCAACTAGCTTATTCTTTTTATTATTTTATTATTTGGTGCCAATTGAAAACGATATGCGTTGAAAAATTCCAAAGCAATTTATTCCGCATCCAGCACCAATGATTGTCTTAGCGGTTTTTGGTTTACTTTTCTTTTTGTGAGGCGTCATTGATCTCACCCATTTAAAAATTGATGTTAAAAATTATAAAGGTGATATCCTCATGGGCTATGAACGGGTGCCATACTTTATTTTGCGTAACTATAAGGCCTTATTAAGTCGCCCAATTTATCTTAATTGAATTGCTTTTAACCTCTATTTTTGGGGAGGGATTGCGATTGGTGTTTTTTATCTTATTAGGACGTTAAGCAAAAATAAACTTCCGATGAACACTGAGATTATTATCATGTTGACTATTTTAGTTTTAATGTTAGTTATCCAGATTGTTTCATTATTCAAAACACGCGCTCGGAAAGGACGGATTTGTGCTTATTATGGTTACGAATTAGTTCCCCCCGATGTTGAGTTGACAATTAAAAAACGAGCTAACCGTCGGTGCCTAATCATCTTTTTCTCGGCGCTTTCAGTTGTGCTCTTTGCGGTAATTATTCCATGAATGATTGTACGTAAAAATAAAGGTAAAAAAATTATTCCATTTGTTTAA
- the hrcA gene encoding heat-inducible transcriptional repressor HrcA — MLSQRQEKILKAIVKEFIKTVQPVGSKRILELIEMPISSATVRNEASALEEYGFLEKQHTSSGRVPSTKGYRYYVDYLMKNKTVNNADLKKQLENLMDFRTHNIEKIIDQATNIISEMTELTAIVSMKDLVEENVLKKIDLIPLTQTTASVIFILSNGNIHKKVFNLENASLNDLAIAIKLFSDNLLDQKLSYVKQAVTVIQPELQIAVRNYEYILQSFVNTILENDNETKETYGIKYMLEKPEFSNTEKLKAVIQLMENMSPFDWYDIRYSSNKQKNKIATKIGEENDGDFADIGMVGTEFATSNGKKAAITLVGPKRMDYDQATQLVEWLIDLVGLKLGGKHEK, encoded by the coding sequence ATGCTTTCACAACGCCAGGAAAAAATTTTAAAAGCCATTGTTAAAGAATTTATCAAAACGGTTCAACCAGTCGGTTCAAAACGAATCTTGGAACTAATTGAAATGCCAATTTCAAGTGCCACCGTAAGAAATGAAGCATCTGCTTTAGAAGAATACGGGTTTTTAGAAAAACAACATACTTCTTCAGGCCGGGTACCTTCTACCAAAGGTTACCGTTACTATGTTGACTATTTAATGAAAAATAAAACTGTTAACAATGCCGATTTAAAAAAACAACTCGAAAACCTGATGGATTTTCGAACTCATAATATTGAAAAAATTATTGATCAAGCAACTAATATTATTAGCGAAATGACCGAATTAACAGCTATCGTTTCCATGAAGGATTTGGTGGAAGAAAATGTGTTGAAGAAAATTGATCTTATTCCGTTAACCCAAACGACAGCGTCAGTAATTTTCATCCTTTCCAATGGTAATATTCATAAAAAGGTTTTTAATCTAGAAAATGCTTCGCTTAATGATTTGGCTATTGCTATCAAACTTTTTTCCGATAACTTGCTTGACCAAAAATTATCTTACGTGAAGCAAGCGGTAACCGTCATTCAACCTGAGTTACAAATCGCCGTCCGCAATTATGAATATATTCTCCAAAGTTTTGTGAACACCATCCTAGAAAATGATAACGAAACTAAAGAAACTTATGGCATTAAATATATGTTGGAAAAACCAGAATTTAGTAATACAGAAAAACTCAAGGCTGTTATTCAACTAATGGAAAATATGTCACCGTTTGATTGGTATGATATTCGTTACTCTTCCAATAAACAAAAAAATAAAATTGCTACCAAAATTGGCGAAGAAAACGATGGTGATTTTGCTGATATTGGGATGGTTGGCACCGAGTTTGCTACCTCTAACGGAAAAAAGGCAGCGATTACTTTGGTGGGGCCGAAACGAATGGATTATGACCAGGCTACCCAATTGGTCGAGTGATTAATTGATTTAGTCGGCTTAAAATTAGGAGGCAAGCATGAAAAATAA
- a CDS encoding ATP-dependent Clp protease ATP-binding subunit → MDFQEKGQVNDALAKYTRDLTKDAREGKIDPVIGREDEVLRVIRILSRKTKNNPVLIGEPGVGKTAIVEGLAQRIVKGDVPSVLKNKRILELDMGSLMAGASYLGDYEARVKAIVNEIGKANGEIVLFIDELHLIVGAGKTGNGGGMDVSNLLKPALARGGLKAIGATTLNEYREYIEKDAALERRFQKVLVKEPTVEETISILRGLKERFEAYHGVKIHDNAIVAAADLSNRYITDRFLPDKAIDLVDEASATIKTELASVPAELDQTNRKVMQLEIERAALSKEKDTKSRDRLGEVETELANLKTKQDELTKKWQTEKAKIDKMNGLKNTIEQLRTELEITQTEGNYKRAGEIQYSLLPALEKQLTEAELASRDSILTENVTEKEIADIVARWTNIPMDKLVESERAKLITLPKTLEENVKGQREAIEAVSDAILRSRAGIKDPDKPIGSFLFLGPTGVGKTEVARSLAEVMFNSAKKMIRFDMSEYMEKHSVSKLIGAPPGYVGYSEGGRLTEAVRRNPYSIVLFDEVEKANPDVFNILLQVLDEGRITDSLGKTIDFKNTIIIMTSNLGSEYMLNAEKQEDINQDLVKAELNKHFRPEFLNRIDSIVTFNPLSKEVVREIIEKLLTELAERLERDNTYYLTFSQKVKDDILKNGYDRQFGARPIKRYIEKNVETLLAKEIVSGKLKDETKYLIDLDDKGEYQLKRVKSLN, encoded by the coding sequence ATGGACTTTCAAGAAAAAGGGCAAGTTAATGATGCTTTGGCAAAATATACACGTGATCTTACCAAGGATGCTCGTGAAGGAAAAATTGACCCTGTGATTGGACGTGAAGATGAAGTTCTTCGTGTTATCCGGATTTTAAGTCGGAAAACAAAAAATAATCCTGTTTTGATTGGGGAACCAGGTGTCGGAAAAACCGCCATTGTTGAAGGCTTAGCTCAACGAATTGTGAAGGGTGACGTTCCTTCGGTGCTTAAAAATAAACGTATTTTAGAATTAGATATGGGGAGCCTGATGGCCGGTGCTTCATATCTTGGTGATTATGAAGCCCGCGTAAAGGCAATTGTTAATGAAATTGGTAAAGCGAATGGAGAGATTGTTCTGTTTATCGATGAACTTCACTTGATTGTTGGTGCGGGAAAAACTGGTAATGGTGGTGGGATGGATGTCTCAAACTTATTGAAACCAGCTTTGGCTCGTGGTGGCTTAAAGGCTATTGGAGCAACAACTTTAAACGAATATCGTGAATATATCGAAAAAGATGCTGCCTTAGAACGTCGTTTTCAAAAAGTCTTGGTCAAGGAACCGACTGTTGAAGAAACGATTTCCATTTTACGAGGTTTGAAGGAGCGTTTTGAGGCCTATCATGGAGTAAAAATTCATGATAACGCCATTGTCGCTGCAGCTGACTTATCAAACCGCTATATTACTGATCGGTTTTTGCCTGATAAAGCAATCGATTTGGTGGATGAAGCTAGTGCAACTATCAAAACTGAATTAGCCTCAGTACCGGCTGAGTTAGACCAAACGAATCGTAAGGTCATGCAACTAGAAATTGAACGTGCGGCCTTATCTAAAGAAAAAGATACGAAATCACGTGACCGTTTAGGTGAAGTTGAAACCGAGTTAGCTAATTTGAAAACTAAACAAGATGAGCTAACAAAAAAATGACAAACCGAAAAAGCAAAAATTGATAAGATGAATGGTTTGAAAAACACCATCGAGCAACTAAGAACAGAGTTGGAAATTACTCAAACAGAAGGTAATTATAAACGTGCCGGAGAAATTCAGTATTCACTTTTACCCGCTTTGGAAAAACAATTAACCGAAGCAGAATTAGCCTCAAGAGATTCGATTTTAACGGAAAATGTCACCGAAAAAGAAATTGCCGATATTGTGGCCCGTTGAACTAATATTCCAATGGATAAACTTGTTGAAAGTGAACGAGCAAAACTAATCACTTTACCAAAAACTCTTGAAGAAAATGTTAAGGGTCAACGTGAAGCTATCGAAGCAGTTAGTGATGCTATTTTACGAAGTCGTGCTGGTATTAAAGACCCTGATAAACCAATTGGAAGTTTCCTTTTCTTAGGCCCAACTGGAGTTGGTAAAACTGAAGTCGCTCGATCATTAGCTGAAGTCATGTTTAATTCTGCTAAAAAAATGATTCGGTTTGACATGTCGGAATATATGGAAAAACATTCAGTATCGAAACTAATTGGAGCGCCTCCAGGTTATGTTGGCTATAGTGAGGGTGGTCGATTAACAGAAGCAGTGCGTCGCAATCCTTATTCAATCGTCCTTTTTGATGAAGTTGAAAAAGCGAACCCTGATGTCTTTAATATTCTCTTGCAAGTTCTAGATGAAGGTCGCATTACTGATTCACTTGGGAAAACAATTGATTTTAAAAATACTATTATTATCATGACGTCAAATCTGGGTAGTGAATATATGCTCAACGCTGAAAAACAAGAAGACATTAATCAAGACTTAGTCAAAGCAGAATTAAATAAACATTTCCGCCCGGAATTCTTGAACCGAATTGATAGTATCGTGACCTTTAACCCACTTTCTAAAGAAGTGGTGCGTGAGATTATTGAAAAACTTTTGACAGAATTAGCGGAACGTTTAGAAAGAGACAACACTTACTACTTAACTTTTAGTCAAAAAGTAAAGGATGACATTTTGAAAAATGGCTATGATCGCCAATTTGGCGCCCGACCAATTAAACGTTATATCGAAAAAAATGTCGAAACATTATTAGCCAAAGAAATCGTTAGCGGCAAACTAAAAGATGAAACAAAATATCTCATTGATTTAGACGATAAAGGTGAATATCAATTAAAACGAGTAAAATCCTTAAATTAG
- a CDS encoding nucleotide exchange factor GrpE, translating into MKNNHNNNDENNLNKDNAKLDKHDAHKKALKEALAILGDYKPEPITNTSPTEESLDNSTSCPTNNFVNYQNVVETELKNLTNTVRQLQEENLENIAKIQTMARRHGEEEVQTRKYGGVKLAQDIIPALDLFKKILTMPVKNEEVKNYLMGFDMIAKQLDQVLANNGIHQIEVKVGDDFNPHLHEATEVIETENVPSGKIAVINSHGYKLHDRVIKHTSVKVAK; encoded by the coding sequence ATGAAAAATAACCACAATAATAATGATGAAAATAACTTAAATAAAGACAATGCAAAACTAGATAAACATGATGCTCATAAAAAAGCTTTGAAGGAAGCCTTAGCCATTCTTGGTGATTACAAACCAGAACCAATCACTAATACTTCACCAACTGAAGAATCACTAGACAATTCAACAAGTTGTCCAACTAATAATTTTGTCAATTACCAAAACGTAGTGGAAACAGAACTAAAAAACTTAACAAATACTGTTCGCCAATTGCAAGAAGAAAATTTAGAAAATATTGCCAAAATTCAAACCATGGCTCGTCGTCATGGTGAGGAAGAAGTTCAAACTCGGAAATATGGCGGGGTTAAATTAGCCCAAGATATTATTCCAGCCTTAGACTTATTCAAAAAGATTTTAACAATGCCTGTGAAAAATGAAGAAGTAAAAAACTATTTAATGGGCTTTGATATGATTGCGAAGCAACTTGACCAGGTCTTAGCTAACAATGGTATTCACCAAATTGAAGTAAAGGTTGGGGATGATTTTAATCCCCATCTACATGAGGCCACCGAAGTAATTGAAACTGAAAATGTCCCAAGTGGTAAAATTGCAGTCATTAATAGTCATGGCTACAAGTTACATGACCGTGTGATTAAACATACGAGCGTAAAGGTCGCTAAATAA